From Parasteatoda tepidariorum isolate YZ-2023 chromosome 1, CAS_Ptep_4.0, whole genome shotgun sequence, one genomic window encodes:
- the LOC107446737 gene encoding uncharacterized protein F58A4.6, with translation MLFRNKKLEVLINERCELDNAMAWLSTLGGAFSALGDYFVDCAEKAGLISMQQLKLALRLGDPITICQCKIYLAMSLLQRGYYSKAKNLIRELYEFAIGSEGSKDFRLKNMCIAVWNKLKYTLSENRKRRCKSKIKCFEQY, from the exons atgctttttagGAATAAGAAGCTAGAAGTTCTTATCAATGAAAGATGTGAATTAGATAATGCAATGGCTTGGCTATCTACACTTGGTGGAGCATTTTCAGCTCTTGGAGATTATTTTGTTGATTGT GCAGAAAAAGCTGGTTTGATATCCATGCAACAACTTAAACTAGCTTTGAGATTAGGTGATCCCATTACAATTTGCCAGTGTAAAATTTATCTTGCTATGAGTCTTTTGCAAAGAGGATATTATTCAAAAGCTAAAAATCTAATAAG GGAATTGTATGAATTTGCTATCGGCTCTGAAGGATCAAAAGATTTCAGGTTGAAAAACATGTGCATTGCAGTGTGgaacaaactaaaatatactttgTCGGAAAACAGAAAGAGGCgttgtaaatcaaaaattaagtgTTTTGAGCAATACTGA